A region from the Chitinophagaceae bacterium genome encodes:
- a CDS encoding ABC transporter ATPase, translating to MQIFSEAKKVFPDNARVWVYQADRKLNEYEKISISGKLNRFLNDWAAHGKKLDCSGEILHDLFIVLIVDESFEAASGCSIDSSVNFIRSIGEELNINFFDRFAIAYEDNNEIKVCSKNEFEALAAENKVNKNTIVFNNLVLDYANLKNNWKVPAHQSWQSKFFNLN from the coding sequence ATGCAAATATTTTCAGAAGCAAAAAAAGTTTTTCCGGATAATGCGCGGGTATGGGTTTATCAAGCTGACAGAAAACTAAACGAATACGAAAAAATCAGTATTTCCGGTAAACTAAATCGTTTTTTAAATGATTGGGCTGCCCATGGTAAAAAACTGGATTGTAGTGGCGAAATCCTTCATGACTTATTCATAGTGCTGATAGTTGATGAATCTTTTGAAGCAGCCAGCGGTTGTTCTATTGATAGTTCCGTTAACTTTATACGTTCTATCGGAGAAGAGTTGAATATTAATTTTTTTGATCGCTTTGCTATAGCTTATGAAGATAATAATGAGATTAAAGTTTGCAGCAAAAATGAGTTTGAAGCTTTGGCAGCAGAAAACAAGGTCAATAAAAACACCATTGTTTTCAATAATTTAGTCTTAGATTATGCAAATCTAAAAAACAACTGGAAGGTTCCGGCACACCAAAGCTGGCAAAGTAAATTCTTTAACTTAAATTAA
- a CDS encoding (Fe-S)-binding protein: MSEDKMTVPTMAELLAKGEKPEILFWVGCAGSFDQRAQKITIAFVKILNKLKIPFAVLGTEESCTGDPARRAGNEFLFQMTAKTNIEVLNAYEVQKIVTTCPHCFNTLKNEYPALGGNYDVVHHSTFLQMLINEGKLKVEGGQAFKGKRITFHDSCYLGRANNIYEAPREVLETLDAELTEMKSCKTKGLCCGAGGAQMFKEEEKGEIRVNQKRVNQALETKADIIAAACPFCMTMMTDGVKEKDKQESVKVYDLAELIADAQNL; this comes from the coding sequence ATGTCTGAAGATAAAATGACAGTACCTACAATGGCAGAATTGCTTGCAAAAGGTGAGAAGCCTGAAATTCTTTTCTGGGTTGGTTGCGCAGGAAGTTTTGATCAAAGAGCTCAAAAAATTACTATTGCTTTTGTGAAAATTTTAAATAAGCTGAAAATTCCTTTTGCCGTTTTAGGAACTGAAGAAAGCTGCACCGGGGACCCGGCCAGAAGAGCAGGAAATGAGTTTTTATTCCAAATGACAGCAAAGACAAACATAGAAGTATTGAATGCCTATGAAGTTCAAAAGATTGTTACCACTTGTCCGCACTGCTTCAATACATTAAAAAATGAATATCCGGCACTGGGAGGAAATTATGATGTGGTTCATCACTCTACTTTTTTACAAATGCTCATAAATGAAGGGAAACTTAAAGTTGAAGGAGGACAGGCTTTCAAAGGCAAAAGAATCACTTTTCACGATAGCTGCTACCTTGGAAGAGCTAATAATATATACGAGGCCCCTAGAGAGGTACTGGAAACACTGGATGCTGAATTAACAGAAATGAAAAGCTGCAAAACTAAAGGCTTATGCTGTGGTGCAGGTGGTGCACAAATGTTTAAAGAAGAAGAAAAAGGAGAAATCAGAGTAAATCAAAAAAGAGTAAATCAGGCTTTGGAAACAAAAGCTGATATTATTGCTGCCGCTTGTCCGTTTTGTATGACAATGATGACTGATGGAGTAAAAGAAAAAGATAAGCAAGAAAGTGTTAAAGTTTATGACCTGGCGGAACTAATTGCTGATGCACAGAATTTATAA